TTGCAGCACCGAGTTCAGCTGCCGTCATCAACGGAACGTCGGGCCCCGACACACTTCGGGGTACCAGTTCAGCAGATGAGATCTACGGCCACGGCGGCAATGACGTCATCTCGGATGGCGCTGGGAACGACAGCATCTGGGGCGGCTATGGTGCCGACGACATCGGCATCTTCGGAGGGCTCGACCATGTTTGGGCAGGGCCAGGCAACGACCGACTGGTGATCAACCTGACGGGGCCGGCAGTTCGTGATGTCGTTGAGTGTGGGCCGGGCTATGACAGCGTGGTGGTCCGATACCTGGACGGCGGCGCGGCGCCGATCTTGAGTGGCTGCGAGGACGTCACCTACTGGTAGCGATCCGTCGTCGCGTGGACGCCGATCCCGGGCAGTCAGCTGGCCCTCTTGGTCGCGGCCTTCTTGGTCGCGGCCTTCTTGGCAGGAGTCTTCTTCGCCGCGGTCTTCTTGGCAGCCGCCTTCTTCGCCGGGGCCTTCTTCGCGGCCGCCTTCTTCGCGGGCGCGGGCTCGCTCTCGCCACGGCTAGTCTTGGCCGCCTCCACGGAGCGCTGCAGCGCGGCCAGCAGGTCGACCACCTCGCCGCCCGTCTTGGCCGACGTCTCGGTGCGCTGGACCTCGCCGCCCTCGATCTTCGCCTTGACCACCGCGTTGACGGCATCGGCGTAGTCGTCCTCGAACTCCGACGGATCGAAGTCACCGGACAGGGTCTCGATGAGCATCTGCGCCATCTTGACCTCGGCGTCCTTGACCTCGCCCGTCTCGACCTTGAAGTCGGGCTGGCGGATCTCGTCGGGCCACATCATGGTCTGCAGGACGATCACCTCGCCGGCCTCGGTCTCGCGGACCCGCAGCACCGCGGTGGTCGTCCGCTGGCGCAGGGCCACGGTCACGACCGCCATCCGCTTCGAGTCGAGCAGCGCCTGGCGGAGCAGGGCGTAGGGCTTGGCGCCGGTGCCCTCGGGCTCGAGGTAGTAGCTCTTCTCGAAGAGCATCGGGTCGATCTGGTCGACCGGGACGAACTTCTCCACGGCGATCTCGCGCGAGGAGGTCGTCGGCAGGTTGGCCATGTCGTCGTCGGTGAGGATGACCATCTCGCCGTCCTCGGTCTCGAAGCCCTTGGCGATGTCGGAGTACGGCACCTCCTCGCCGTCGATCGAGCACACCCGCTGGTACTTGATCCGGCCACCGTCCTTGGCGTGGACCTGCCGGAACGAGACGTCGTGGCTCTCGGTCGCGCTGTAGAGCTTGACCGGCACGCTGACCAGGCCGAACGAGACGGCACCCTTCCAGATCGCACGCATGTGCTGAGGGTACCCGTGGGCACCCCCACCAGCCGCCTGCGAGCATGACGGGGTGGAGCAGACCATCGGCATCGTCGGCGGCGGGATCGTGGGCCTCGCCGTCGGGCGGGAGGTCACGCTGCGCCGTCCGGGCACGCGGGTGGTGGTCCTCGAGAAGGAGGACCGGGTCGGCGCGCACCAGACCGGCCACAACTCCGGCGTCGTCCACGCGGGCATCTACTACCGGCCGGGCAGCCTCAAGGCCACGCTCTGCACGCGCGGCCGGCTGCTGCTGCGCGACTACTGCGCCGAGCACGCGCTGCCGTACGACGAGTGCGGCAAGGTCGTCGTCGCGGTCGACCGGGCCGAGATGGGGCGCTTCGACGCGCTCGAGCGGACGGCCCGGGAGAACGGGGTCCCCGGCCTGCGCCGGCTCGACGGCACCGCCCTGGCCGAGGTCGAGCCGCACGCCGTCGGGCTGGCCGCCCTGCACTCGCCGCGCACCGCGATCACCGACTACGTCGCCGTCGCCGAGCGGCTCGCCGCCGACATCGTCGCCGCCGGCGGGGAGGTGCACCTCTCGACGCCGGCCACGGCGATCTCCCGGACGGGCGGTCGCGTGCGGGTCACGACCCCCGGACCGTCGTACGACGTCGACCGGCTCGTGCTCTGTGGCGGGCTCCAGTCCGACCGGCTGGGCCGGCTGGCAGGCGGCGCCGCGGACCCGCGCATCGTGCCCTTCCGCGGGGAGTACCTCGCCGTGCGACCCGAGAAGCGGGACCTCGTGCGCGGCATGGTCTATCCCGTCCCCGACCCGCGCTACCCGTTCCTCGGCGTGCACTTCACCCGCCGGGTCGGCGGCGGGCTCGAGGTGGGGCCCAACGCGGTGCTCTCGCCCCACCGCGACGCCTACCGGCGCCGGTCGGTCAGCGCCGCCGACCTCGCCAGCACGGCGACCTGGCCGGGCTTCTGGCGGATGGCACGCCAGCACTGGCGTACCGGTGTCACCGAAGTGCGGGGCTCGCTGTCGGTCCGCTCCTACCTCAGGGGCGCGCAGCGCTACGTCCCCGGGATCGGCCCGGACGACGTGGTCCGCGCCGGCTTCGGCATCCGGGCCCAGGCCGTCGAGCGCGACGGCACGCTCGTCGACGACTTCCGGATCGACGTCCTCGGCGGCGTGCTGTGCCTCCGCAACGCCCCCTCGCCGGCCGCCACGTCGAGCCTCGCCATCGCGGAGCACGTCGCCGACGCGCTCGGTTGGGCATGATGACGCCGTGCCCGACCTCCTGCCGATGCTCGCCTCCCCGGGCACCCACGTCCCGCCAGGGGAGGACTGGCGCCACGAGGTGAAGTGGGACGGCGTGCGCGCGCTGACGCGCGTCTCCGGCGGCGTCGTCACGATGACGAGCCGCAACGCCAACCGGATCACCGCGGCCTGGCCGGAGCTCGCCACCGCGCCAGCGGTCGGCGACGACACCGTCGTCGACGGCGAGATCATCGCGCTCAACGAGCGCGGCGTCCCCGACTTCCGCGTCCTGGCGGACCGCATGCACGTGCGCAAGCCCGCGACGGTCGCGCGGCTCGCGGAGCGGGTGCCGGCGACGTACATGGTCTTCGACCTGCTCCGCCTCGACGGCGAGGACCTGTGCGCGCTGCCCCTCGAGGAGCGCCGTGCGCGCCTCGCCCGCCTCGACCTGGCCCGGTCCGGGTGGCAGGTGCCGCCCGAGTACGACGACGGCGCGATGCTCCTGGAGGCCACCCGCGCGCAGGGGCTCGAGGGGATCGTCAGCAAGCGGGCCGACTCGACCTACCGGCCCGGGCAGCGGACACCGCACTGGCTGAAGTTCCCGCACCGCCACCGCGGCTCCTTCGTCGTCGGCGGCTGGCGGCCGCAGACCGGCACCAGCGACCGGCTCGCCGCGCTGCTGGTGGGGGAGCCGACGCCGGACGGACTGATGTACCGAGGGCGGGTCGGCAGCGGGATCGGCGCGAAGCAGTCACGCCTGCTCGCCGAGCTGCTGGCCCCGCTGACCCGGACGGCCACCCCGTTCGCCGACGAGGTGCCGCGCGTCGACGCCACGGGCACCACCTGGGTGGAGCCCGTCGTCGTGGTCGACGTCGACACGCACGGGCTCGGCTACGCACGACTGAGGCAGCCGTCGTACCAGGGTGTGCGCTCCGA
Above is a genomic segment from Nocardioides aromaticivorans containing:
- a CDS encoding calcium-binding protein: MGRRLGVIILLSTALAVGFAAPSSAAVINGTSGPDTLRGTSSADEIYGHGGNDVISDGAGNDSIWGGYGADDIGIFGGLDHVWAGPGNDRLVINLTGPAVRDVVECGPGYDSVVVRYLDGGAAPILSGCEDVTYW
- the ku gene encoding non-homologous end joining protein Ku; protein product: MRAIWKGAVSFGLVSVPVKLYSATESHDVSFRQVHAKDGGRIKYQRVCSIDGEEVPYSDIAKGFETEDGEMVILTDDDMANLPTTSSREIAVEKFVPVDQIDPMLFEKSYYLEPEGTGAKPYALLRQALLDSKRMAVVTVALRQRTTTAVLRVRETEAGEVIVLQTMMWPDEIRQPDFKVETGEVKDAEVKMAQMLIETLSGDFDPSEFEDDYADAVNAVVKAKIEGGEVQRTETSAKTGGEVVDLLAALQRSVEAAKTSRGESEPAPAKKAAAKKAPAKKAAAKKTAAKKTPAKKAATKKAATKRAS
- the lhgO gene encoding L-2-hydroxyglutarate oxidase, giving the protein MEQTIGIVGGGIVGLAVGREVTLRRPGTRVVVLEKEDRVGAHQTGHNSGVVHAGIYYRPGSLKATLCTRGRLLLRDYCAEHALPYDECGKVVVAVDRAEMGRFDALERTARENGVPGLRRLDGTALAEVEPHAVGLAALHSPRTAITDYVAVAERLAADIVAAGGEVHLSTPATAISRTGGRVRVTTPGPSYDVDRLVLCGGLQSDRLGRLAGGAADPRIVPFRGEYLAVRPEKRDLVRGMVYPVPDPRYPFLGVHFTRRVGGGLEVGPNAVLSPHRDAYRRRSVSAADLASTATWPGFWRMARQHWRTGVTEVRGSLSVRSYLRGAQRYVPGIGPDDVVRAGFGIRAQAVERDGTLVDDFRIDVLGGVLCLRNAPSPAATSSLAIAEHVADALGWA
- the ligD gene encoding non-homologous end-joining DNA ligase, with the translated sequence MPDLLPMLASPGTHVPPGEDWRHEVKWDGVRALTRVSGGVVTMTSRNANRITAAWPELATAPAVGDDTVVDGEIIALNERGVPDFRVLADRMHVRKPATVARLAERVPATYMVFDLLRLDGEDLCALPLEERRARLARLDLARSGWQVPPEYDDGAMLLEATRAQGLEGIVSKRADSTYRPGQRTPHWLKFPHRHRGSFVVGGWRPQTGTSDRLAALLVGEPTPDGLMYRGRVGSGIGAKQSRLLAELLAPLTRTATPFADEVPRVDATGTTWVEPVVVVDVDTHGLGYARLRQPSYQGVRSDLAPDDLIGGTA